Proteins found in one Perca fluviatilis chromosome 9, GENO_Pfluv_1.0, whole genome shotgun sequence genomic segment:
- the boka gene encoding bcl-2-related ovarian killer protein homolog A, with amino-acid sequence MEMLRRSSVFASEVFDRSHTDKELVSQAKALCRDYIHSRLNRAGIGWSKPEHGLAASGGALGEISSVLLWLGDELEYLRPNVYRNVARQLNITVASESIVSDAFLAVAAEIFSTGVTWGKVVSLYAVAGALAVDCVRHGHPAMVHTIVDCMGEFVRKSLTSWLKRRGGWVDVTKCVVNTDPSFHSHWLVSAVCAFGHYLKATVLYLLREK; translated from the exons ATGGAGATGTTGCGCCGCTCTTCTGTGTTTGCTTCTGAAGTGTTTGACCGCTCGCATACCGACAAGGAGCTGGTGTCCCAGGCCAAAGCACTGTGCAGGGACTACATTCATTCCAGGCTGAACCGTGCCGGGATAGGCTGGTCTAAACCTGAACATGGACTGGCTGCATCAGGTGGGGCACTGGGAGAGATATCGTCGGTTCTGCTGTGGCTGG GTGATGAGTTGGAGTACCTTCGACCCAACGTTTACCGCAACGTAGCGCGACAGCTCAACATCACAGTGGCGTCGGAGAGTATTGTGTCCGATGCTTTCCTGGCTGTGGCGGCAGAGATTTTCTCCACAG GTGTGACATGGGGAAAGGTGGTTTCTTTGTATGCCGTGGCAGGAGCCTTGGCAGTGGACTGCGTTCGCCACGGTCATCCAGCTATGGTCCATACCATTGTCGACTGCATGGGGGAGTTTGTCCGCAAGAGCCTGACCTCCTGGTTAAAAAGGAGAGGGGGCTGG GTGGATGTAACAAAATGTGTGGTGAACACTGATCCCAGCTTTCACTCTCACTGGCTGGTGTCTGCTGTCTGTGCCTTTGGACACTATCTGAAGGCCACCGTGTTATACCTCCTCAGGGAGAAGTGA